From a single bacterium genomic region:
- a CDS encoding DUF433 domain-containing protein — protein MLDRIIVDPKICEGRPTIKGLRITVEFILKLLGDGYTASQIVNDYPDLVEEDVYQAAKYAAWLASERTLAIR, from the coding sequence ATGCTGGACAGAATCATTGTTGACCCGAAGATCTGCGAGGGGAGACCCACGATAAAGGGGCTTAGGATAACAGTGGAGTTCATCCTCAAGCTGCTTGGCGATGGTTATACGGCCTCCCAGATCGTGAACGACTACCCGGACCTGGTGGAGGAGGATGTTTACCAGGCTGCGAAATACGCTGCTTGGCTAGCTAGCGAAAGAACCTTAGCCATTAGATGA
- a CDS encoding DUF5615 family PIN-like protein: MRSQGHDVVPVSESLPPNATDGKILASARQDNRVILTQDLDFSELLALSGASRPSVISLRLSSSKIELVNSVLAKVLPQIASDVEKGAIVSVGDRTARVRLLPI; encoded by the coding sequence TTGAGATCACAAGGTCACGACGTTGTCCCGGTAAGCGAGAGTCTTCCCCCCAACGCGACAGATGGCAAGATACTTGCATCGGCAAGACAGGACAATCGTGTCATCTTGACGCAGGACCTCGACTTCTCTGAACTGCTAGCGCTGTCAGGCGCCTCGAGACCCTCGGTCATCTCACTGAGACTGTCATCCTCGAAGATAGAGCTCGTCAACTCGGTGCTCGCAAAAGTACTACCCCAGATTGCTTCAGATGTTGAAAAGGGGGCAATCGTGAGCGTCGGCGACCGCACAGCTCGGGTCAGGCTACTCCCAATCTGA